Proteins from a genomic interval of Debaryomyces hansenii CBS767 chromosome E complete sequence:
- a CDS encoding DEHA2E10406p (similar to ca|CA4252|IPF4290 Candida albicans IPF4290 unknown function): protein MSFQQIPVIDLQLAFNSDTKPEFLQILRHALIEVGFLHLINYETEGPSRKELEEIREQAERFFELPDEVKLGCEMINSPHFLGYTRLANEVTALHTDWREQIDLGTELPSPGPEEPIYRNIEGPNLWPDAKYAPDFKPVVLNYIAKMTRLGTVFRKLVCEAIGLEAASLDGFFKPGQQCKMKIIAYPDSDQLSNESSNALDDMPSTGQGCGPHRDSDLLTYIYQPTSHSESLQVQNFQGKWVTVDNIPNALVVNAGQTLEAITQGVCKATIHRVLIPKAGTGTRISIPFFQTIDLDSHKTVAKGIPKEVLHLKDERDEKISNWAVDVGFQFSPEVGKYPVGHAVFKNRIKSHQDVSAKWYPNVLKDVLAEYNT from the coding sequence ATGtcttttcaacaaattccAGTTATTGATCTACAATTGGCGTTCAACTCTGACACTAAGCCAGAATTCTTACAAATTTTAAGACATGCATTGATCGAAGTAGGATTCTTACATCTCATCAACTACGAGACAGAAGGACCGTCAAGAAAAGAGCTAGAGGAAATACGAGAACAAGCAGAAAGGTTTTTTGAACTTCCAGATGAAGTGAAGTTGGGATGCGAGATGATAAACTCACCCCATTTCTTGGGGTATACTAGATTGGCTAACGAAGTCACAGCATTACACACAGACTGGAGAGAACAGATTGATTTGGGTACAGAGCTCCCTTCTCCTGGACCAGAAGAGCCTATATACCGAAATATCGAAGGTCCCAATTTGTGGCCGGATGCAAAATATGCCCCAGATTTTAAGCCAGTTGTGCTCAATTATATAGCAAAGATGACAAGGTTGGGTACCGTATTCAGAAAATTGGTTTGTGAGGCTATAGGATTGGAGGCAGCAAGCTTAGATGGCTTTTTCAAGCCAGGTCAACAATGTAAAATGAAGATCATCGCATATCCCGACAGCGATCAACTATCAAACGAATCATCGAACGCACTCGATGATATGCCATCGACGGGACAGGGATGTGGTCCGCACAGAGATTCGGACCTTTTGACGTATATCTATCAGCCCACATCCCATTCGGAATCGTTACAAGTGCAAAATTTCCAAGGAAAATGGGTTACTGTTGATAACATACCAAACGCATTGGTTGTTAATGCTGGTCAGACTTTGGAAGCTATTACCCAAGGAGTTTGCAAGGCCACTATTCATAGAGTATTGATTCCTAAGGCTGGAACTGGAAcaagaatttcaataccTTTTTTTCAAACAATTGACCTTGATTCTCACAAAACTGTGGCGAAAGGTATTCCTAAAGAAGTACTTCACTTGAAGGATGAAAGAGACGAGAAAATCCTGAATTGGGCTGTTGATGTAGGCTTTCAATTCAGTCCTGAAGTAGGAAAATATCCCGTGGGACATGcagttttcaaaaatagGATAAAATCCCATCAAGATGTTTCTGCAAAGTGGTATCC
- a CDS encoding DEHA2E10362p (some similarities with uniprot|P47112 Saccharomyces cerevisiae YJR046W TAH11 DNA replication licensing factor required for pre-replication complex assembly and similar to ca|CA3612|IPF3852 Candida albicans IPF3852), with protein MAIDHKVIKEEVFQDLIKFFTAIETNLNLHYSNHTIDPSLNKILDSAARLIGRRITTEDLLCILQIYPNAYAIRYNNKDNDHSEYLLSLPESIPVNTFNQCIPSRKEQFLKNINTWVAMNKNASEITYPSIGQIVRKQNNASPSKIHKPQSNTSSPTKVSKSELINGMKNDSSKFVFRSKDEHAEKEKNNGLSLLERIRLKEKLKNEQKVKDTPEMKYHMYIQCKLVPIYDILFHIHRSQDKQQYKSYPLSKLISMIEDSLDYPTSQSEIKDAVYLLEKKLGSDKIQILSRGGVTAIKVIELDRDSDLKVLK; from the coding sequence ATGGCAATAGATCATAAAGTAATAAAAGAGGAAGTCTTTCAGGATCTAATCAAGTTCTTTACAGCTATAGAAACTAATCTAAACTTGCACTATTCAAATCATACAATTGATCCAAGCTTAAACAAAATTCTCGATTCAGCAGCCCGATTGATaggaagaagaattacaactgaagatttattatgcatacttcaaatatatccaaATGCATATGCTATaagatataataataaggaCAATGATCACAGCGAATATTTACTCTCTTTGCCTGAAAGTATACCAGTAAATACATTCAATCAATGCATACCTTCAAGAAAGGAACagtttttgaagaatataaataccTGGGTAGCAATGAATAAAAATGCTTCAGAAATTACGTATCCTTCAATAGGACAAATCGTTAGGAAACAAAATAACGCATCGCCATCTAAGATACATAAGCCACAATCAAACACCTCGTCTCCAACAAAGGTTTCGAAATCAGAGTTAATAAATGGCATGAAAAATGATTCATCCAAATTCGTTTTCAGGTCAAAGGATGAACATGCTGAAAAGGAGAAAAATAATGGACTTTCATTGCTTGAAAGAATAAgattgaaagaaaaattaaagaatgaaCAAAAGGTAAAAGATACACCTGAAATGAAATACCATATGTATATTCAGTGCAAATTGGTACCAATTTatgatattctttttcatataCATCGAAGCCAGGATAAACAACAATACAAAAGTTACCCTCTTTCAAAACTTATTAGTATGATAGAGGATAGCCTTGATTACCCCACCAGTCAAAGCGAAATTAAAGATGCAGTGTACTTAttagagaagaaattggGATCAgataaaatacaaatacTATCAAGGGGAGGTGTCACAGCAATCAAAGTTATAGAATTAGATAGAGATAGCGATTTGAAAGTattaaaataa
- a CDS encoding DEHA2E10384p (similar to uniprot|P39986 Saccharomyces cerevisiae YEL031W SPF1 Sensitivity to a killer toxin (SMK toxin) produced by Pichia Farinosa), whose translation MSELVSNPAVQAADLLVPKPLISRPYVWPFAIIYPVFLQVYTQHYDKYIGGSEWTFVYLIAICSLNMLFWLMPHWNIDIDGKFNYSSVKTISEATHIKIVPAPNSGVGEICEIVREQFHDGEKQVSFLHQKRRHLYHPELDHFSPPEFVFDQSPKLTVFQNSKGLKGDLEKMQRNFGENKFDIPIPTFLELFKEHAVAPFFVFQIFCVALWCMDEQWYYSLFSLFMLVSFEMTTVFQRRTTMSEFQSMGIKPYSIYVYRDLKWKQLQTTELLPGDLVSITRTSEDGALPCDLLLVDGSCIVNEAMLSGESTPLLKESIKLRPSDEVLNIEGFDKNSLLHGGTMALQVTKPESPIVPLAPDNGSLAIVAKTGFETSQGSLVRMMIFSSERVSVGNKEAFFFILFLLIFAIAASWYVWVEGTKMGRIQSKLILDCIIVITSVVPPELPMELTMAVNASLGALQKYYIYCTEPFRIPLAGRIDVCCFDKTGTLTAEDLVFEGLAGFQPNDIHHLYSCSEAPEAASWVLGSAHALVKLDDGDVVGDPMEQATLKAAHWTVGAKDSVERTKENGKIEKIKIMRRFQFSSALKRSSSISSVNTLQNQLLVSAKGAPETIRHMLIDAPENYEEIYKSFTRSGSRVLALGYKYLDQSVKVLKIDRKDVESRLHFAGFIVFHCPLKDDAVETIKMLNESSHRCIMITGDNPLTACHVAKEVQITEKDVLILDEPEEHHNVKSENLVWRNINETVVIPFNSVDKIDIKLFEKYDICVTGYALGHLSEHDQILELLKHTWVYARVSPAQKEFILTSYKEAGYSTLMCGDGTNDVGALKQAHIGVALLNGTEAGLKKMAENRRVEATQKVYEKQVKLLVSWGKPAPPVPPIIAHLYPPGPSNPKYLEAMEKKGIEITDDMKKAVEAANQTGIVGTQSKATNDGFAETVLGAMNEAETGDEVPTLKLGDASVAAPFTSKLANVSTVTHIIRQGRCALVSTIQMYKILALNCLISAYSLSVLYLAGIKFGDGQATVSGILLSVCFLSISRGKPIEKLSKERPQNGIFNIYIMGSILGQFAVHIVTLIYITREIYILEPREPQVDLEKEFSPSLLNTGMFLLQLAQQVSTFAVNYQGLPFRESIKDNKGMYYGLLGVAALAIAGSTEFFPELNEAMKFVKMDSLFKVKLTTCILLDLGVTWSIELTLKHFFMNHHAADIAVRD comes from the coding sequence ATGTCTGAGTTGGTAAGTAATCCGGCTGTTCAAGCTGCTGATTTATTGGTACCTAAGCCGTTGATATCAAGGCCATATGTTTGGCCTTTTGCCATCATATATCCGGTATTTTTACAAGTCTACACTCAACACTACGACAAGTATATCGGAGGATCCGAGTGGACATTTGTGTATTTGATCGCTATTTGCTCGTTGAATATGTTATTCTGGTTGATGCCTCACTGGAATATTGATATCGATGGcaaattcaattatctGTCTGTGAAGACCATTAGTGAAGCTACGCATATCAAGATTGTTCCTGCTCCAAACAGTGGAGTTGGTGAAATTTGTGAAATAGTTAGAGAACAATTCCATGATGGTGAAAAACAAGTCAGTTTCTTGCATCAGAAAAGACGTCACTTGTACCATCCTGAATTGGACCACTTTTCACCACCTGAATTCGTTTTTGACCAATCTCCAAAGTTGACTGTTTTCCAGAATTCGAAGGGTTTGAAGGGCGATTTAGAAAAAATGCAAAGAAATTTCGGTGAAAACAAGTTTGATATTCCAATTCCAACTTTCTTAGAGTTATTTAAGGAGCACGCAGTTGCCCCATTTTTTGTATTCCAAATCTTTTGTGTTGCATTATGGTGCATGGATGAACAATGGTACTACTCGTTATTCAGTTTGTTTATGTTGGTCTCTTTCGAAATGACTACAGtttttcaaagaagaaCCACCATGTCTGAATTCCAAAGTATGGGTATCAAGCCTTATTCCATTTATGTCTACAGAGATCTTAAATGGAAGCAGTTGCAAACAACTGAATTATTACCAGGTGACTTGGTTTCCATTACTAGAACCAGCGAAGATGGTGCTCTTCCATGTGATTTACTTTTGGTTGATGGTTCCTGTATTGTCAACGAAGCTATGTTATCAGGTGAATCTACtccattattgaaagaatctATCAAATTAAGACCATCTGATGAGGTTTTGAATATTGAAGGATTTGACAAGAACTCTTTATTACATGGTGGTACAATGGCGTTGCAAGTTACTAAGCCCGAAAGTCCTATTGTTCCTTTAGCTCCAGATAATGGTTCCTTAGCTATCGTGGCTAAGACTGGGTTTGAAACATCTCAAGGTTCTTTAGTGCGTATGATGATTTTCTCTAGTGAAAGAGTTTCTGTTGGTAATAAGGAAgcattcttctttatcttaTTCTTGTTAATTTTCGCTATTGCAGCTTCATGGTACGTTTGGGTTGAAGGTACTAAAATGGGTCGTATTCAATctaaattgattttggactgtattattgttatcaCTTCTGTTGTTCCACCTGAATTACCAATGGAATTGACTATGGCCGTCAATGCTTCTTTAGGCGCTTTACAAAAGTATTACATTTACTGTACTGAACCATTCAGAATTCCTTTGGCAGGTAGAATCGATGTTTGCTGTTTCGATAAGACCGGTACTTTAACTGCTGAAGATTTAGTGTTTGAGGGCTTAGCTGGCTTCCAACCAAATgatattcatcatttgtATTCTTGTTCTGAGGCTCCTGAAGCTGCCTCTTGGGTTTTAGGATCTGCTCACGCTCTTGTAAAATTAGATGATGGTGATGTTGTTGGTGATCCAATGGAACAAGCTACTTTAAAGGCAGCTCACTGGACTGTTGGCGCTAAGGACTCAGTTGAGAGAACAAAGGAAAATGGTAAAAtcgaaaaaattaaaatcatgCGTCGTTTCCAATTCTCTTCAGCTTTGAAAAGATCTTCATCGATCTCATCTGTTAATACTTTACAAAACCAATTATTGGTCTCTGCTAAAGGTGCTCCTGAAACTATCCGTCATATGTTGATTGATGCACCAGAAaattatgaagaaatttataaGTCGTTTACAAGATCAGGTTCTCGTGTTTTAGCCTTAGGTTACAAATATTTAGATCAAAGCGTCAAGGTTCTTAAGATTGATAGAAAAGATGTTGAATCAAGATTACATTTTGCTGGTTTTATTGTTTTCCATTGTCCTTTGAAAGATGATGCTGttgaaacaattaaaaTGTTGAATGAATCATCTCACCGTTGTATTATGATTACTGGTGATAATCCATTGACAGCATGTCATGTTGCAAAGGAAGTTCAAATTACTGAAAAGGACGTATTGATTTTAGATGAACCTGAAGAGCATCATAATGTAAAAAGTGAAAACTTGGTTTGgagaaatattaatgaaactGTTGTGATTCCATTCAACAGTgtagataaaattgatattaagCTCTTTGAGAAATATGATATCTGTGTCACTGGTTATGCTTTAGGTCACTTATCCGAACATGACCAgattttggaattattgaaacatACTTGGGTCTATGCTAGAGTTTCACCTGCacaaaaagaatttatcTTGACATCTTACAAAGAAGCTGGATATAGCACATTGATGTGTGGTGATGGTACTAATGATGTTGGTGCTTTGAAACAAGCCCATATTGGTGTTGCCTTATTGAATGGTACTGAAGCTGGTTTGAAAAAGATGGCTGAGAACAGAAGGGTTGAAGCAACTCAAAAGGTTTATGAGAAACAAGTTAAGTTGCTTGTTAGCTGGGGTAAACCTGCACCACCAGTTCCACCAATAATTGCCCATTTATACCCACCAGGTCCTCTGaatccaaaatatttggaagCTATGGAAAAGAAAGGTATTGAAATTACGGATGATATGAAAAAGGCTGTTGAAGCTGCTAATCAGACAGGTATAGTCGGTACACAATCGAAAGCAACCAATGATGGATTTGCAGAAACTGTTTTGGGTGCAATGAATGAAGCTGAAACCGGTGATGAAGTTCCAACTTTGAAATTAGGTGATGCATCAGTCGCTGCACCATTTACTTCAAAGTTGGCAAATGTTTCTACTGTGACTCATATAATTCGTCAAGGTCGTTGTGCATTGGTTTCTACTATTCAAATGTATAAGATTTTAGCGttaaattgtttaatttcAGCCTATTCGTTATCAGTTTTGTATTTAGCTGGTATTAAGTTTGGTGATGGTCAAGCAACTGTCTCAGGTATTTTGCTTTCTGTTTGTTTCTTGTCAATTTCTCGTGGTAAGCCAATTGAAAAGCTTTCTAAAGAAAGACCTCAAAATGGTATATTCAACATTTATATTATGGGATCGATCTTGGGTCAATTTGCAGTTCATATTGTTACATTGATCTATATTACTAGggaaatttatattttagaaCCAAGAGAACCTCAAGTTGATTTGGAAAAGGAATTTTCTCCATCCTTATTGAATACTGGTATGTTTTTGTTGCAATTGGCACAACAAGTTTCTACATTTGCTGTGAATTACCAAGGGTTACCATTTAGGGAAAGTATCAAGGATAATAAGGGTATGTATTACGGTTTATTAGGTGTCGCTGCCTTAGCTATTGCTGGCTCAACCGAATTCTTCCCTGAATTAAATGAGGCAATGAAATTCGTTAAAAtggattcattattcaaagtCAAATTAACAACATGTATTTTGTTAGACTTAGGAGTCACTTGGTCTATTGAATTAACTTTGAAGCATTTTTTCATGAATCACCATGCTGCTGATATTGCGGTAAGAGATTAG
- a CDS encoding DEHA2E10318p (similar to ca|CA3390|CaCAF17 Candida albicans CaCAF17 Component of CCR4 transcriptional complex) yields MKIPVSGISALNRSLLQIKGPDATKFLNGLSTSRFLPNIVKKKQHTIDEAENRHAKLSEIININDNWGLMHEDIYDPDNNIFVRRDGLNSMFLSSKGRVVTDCFLYSQPFHNLNGTFEGQISEPTYLIEIDSSFTSQLQMLLKLHKLSAKVSIETIKSMHSYYYYNDTAEFDEYLDFIQQEFFRSRDPVDALNNANSFIKSEVLFNPKLAGNILGFSIDNRIPNFGIKVLMDKEIGDDDNKIPVDDLFSSSFKDNFVVPEILKPESITRRRFMNGLFETQDSPKESSLLPFEMNLDLTNGLSLEKGCYVGQELTIRTYNNGIIRKRIVPIQFFEINDDNLSALDESEYLTLDPNDPVIRELQDLHSSTLSKLEITPLIEKKDSPPPEPEQQSSSPFANSKPVRRRTASSGKLLSIQDNLGFVLANLSDIENVDLYKIELPCLEGGVKHVGIKVFKPEWWPID; encoded by the coding sequence ATGAAGATTCCGGTATCAGGTATAAGTGCTTTGAATAGGAGCTTATTGCAAATTAAAGGTCCAGATGCAACAAAGTTTTTGAATGGCTTGTCTACATCGAGATTTCTTCCAAATATAGTCAAGAAGAAGCAACATACTATAGATGAAGCTGAAAATAGACATGCTAAATTGTCagaaattataaatataaacgATAATTGGGGGTTGATGCATgaagatatatatgatcccgataataatatattcgTAAGAAGAGACGGATTGAATTCTATGTTCTTGTCATCGAAGGGAAGAGTTGTTACTGATTGTTTCCTCTACTCACAACCATTTCACAACTTAAATGGGACCTTTGAGGGTCAGATAAGTGAACCAACTTATTTGATTGAGATTGATTCGTCATTTACGTCTCAGTTACAGATGTTATTAAAGTTGCATAAACTCAGTGCAAAAGTAAGCAttgaaacaattaaatCCATGCATTCATATTACTATTACAATGACACTGCAGAATTTGACGAATATTTGGATTTCATTCAGCAAGAATTCTTTCGGTCAAGGGATCCCGTGGATGCATTAAACAATgctaattcatttattaaaagtGAAGTTTTGTTCAATCCAAAGTTGGCAGGCAATATATTAGGATTTTCCATAGATAATAGAATTCCGAACTTTGGGATTAAAGTGTTAATGGATAAGGAAATAGGTGATGATGACAACAAAATTCCTGTTGATGacttattttcatcatctttcaaaGACAATTTTGTTGTACCAGAAATACTCAAACCTGAAAGCATAACTAGGAGACGTTTTATGAACGGTTTATTCGAAACACAAGATAGCCCAAAGGAAAGCTCATTGTTACCTTTTGAAATGAACCTTGATCTTACTAATGGGTTATCATTAGAAAAAGGATGTTATGTGGGCCAGGAACTTACAATTAGAACATATAATAACGGTATTATACGTAAGAGAATCGTACCAatccaattctttgaaataaatgatgataatctCTCCGCACTTGACGAAAGTGAGTATTTAACTTTAGATCCGAATGATCCTGTTATTAGAGAATTACAAGATTTACATTCATCCACTTTATCAAAACTAGAGATAACTCcattaattgaaaagaaggatCTGCCTCCTCCAGAACCTGAACAGCAATCATCTTCTCCGTTTGCAAATTCGAAGCCAGTACGTAGGAGGACAGCTTCCAGTGGTAAATTACTTTCTATACAAGATAATTTGGGATTTGTCTTAGCTAACTTAtcagatattgaaaatgttgacttatataaaattgaattgcCATGCCTTGAAGGAGGTGTAAAGCATGTTGGAATAAAAGTGTTTAAACCAGAATGGTGGCCAATAGATTAA